From Maritimibacter sp. DP1N21-5, a single genomic window includes:
- a CDS encoding DUF898 family protein: MAFVDLKTDYAGEKPRIFNLALITGLFTVLTAGFYRFWMKTRMRRYYWSAIRPGGIPLEYVGTPTEKLLGFFTAVVFLAFYIGIVNLILMFFSFSLFKGNAPAYIVSVIGLTPMIFFAQYRARRYVLARTRWRGIRFGLEPGVAGFVWRSMLHWGLTVVTLGLYWPVKTYWLEKYRVDRTYYGDHRMHQGGSWKLLVKPMIHVYLAILASVAIGVLTYVTADPRYSPLGTLAFGWFVFGLAHWKAQSFKALTETKTLGDVRLRTAPRTGRVIGIYAGGWAAMIGIFLGASIALGAVVAAILAAMGPEVLTNLEEGNFGALPRALPILFGVMVYFGYFVFWSVLKETFISLPMAKHFAEVTEIVNPEALRAVRQRARDEFAEAEGFADALPLGDAF, from the coding sequence ATGGCCTTTGTTGACCTCAAGACGGATTATGCGGGCGAGAAACCCCGGATCTTCAACTTGGCGCTCATCACCGGGCTCTTCACGGTGCTCACGGCGGGGTTCTACCGCTTCTGGATGAAGACCCGGATGCGCCGCTATTACTGGAGCGCGATCCGTCCCGGCGGCATCCCGCTCGAATACGTGGGCACACCAACCGAGAAACTTCTGGGGTTCTTCACCGCCGTCGTGTTCCTCGCCTTCTACATCGGGATCGTGAACCTGATCCTCATGTTCTTCTCCTTCTCGCTCTTCAAGGGCAATGCACCGGCCTATATCGTCTCGGTCATCGGCCTGACGCCCATGATCTTCTTCGCCCAGTATCGCGCGCGCCGCTATGTGCTGGCCCGGACCCGCTGGCGCGGCATCCGTTTCGGACTGGAACCCGGTGTGGCGGGCTTCGTGTGGCGGTCGATGCTGCATTGGGGTCTGACGGTCGTGACGCTGGGGCTCTACTGGCCGGTCAAGACCTACTGGCTCGAGAAATACCGTGTCGACCGGACCTATTACGGCGACCACCGGATGCATCAGGGCGGGTCTTGGAAGCTGCTGGTGAAGCCGATGATCCACGTCTACCTCGCCATTCTCGCTTCGGTCGCCATCGGGGTTCTGACCTATGTCACCGCCGATCCCCGCTATTCGCCCCTCGGCACACTGGCCTTCGGCTGGTTCGTCTTCGGCCTTGCCCATTGGAAAGCGCAGAGCTTCAAGGCCCTGACCGAGACCAAGACGCTGGGCGATGTGCGGCTGCGCACCGCGCCCCGGACCGGGCGGGTCATCGGCATCTATGCGGGCGGCTGGGCGGCGATGATCGGTATCTTTCTCGGGGCGAGCATCGCCCTCGGCGCGGTGGTGGCCGCAATCCTCGCGGCGATGGGGCCCGAGGTGCTGACAAACCTCGAAGAAGGCAACTTTGGCGCCTTGCCCCGTGCCTTGCCGATCCTTTTCGGCGTGATGGTCTATTTCGGCTACTTCGTCTTCTGGTCGGTGCTGAAGGAGACCTTCATTTCGCTGCCGATGGCGAAACACTTCGCGGAAGTGACCGAGATCGTGAACCCCGAGGCGCTCCGTGCCGTGCGTCAGCGCGCCCGTGACGAATTTGCCGAGGCCGAGGGCTTTGCCGATGCCCTGCCGCTGGGGGATGCGTTTTGA
- a CDS encoding M48 family metallopeptidase, producing the protein MSDFENPNVLPEPEPAKPVEVFADYVDGMTASVLRMSIWSKPGAILLRFPNGDELTWPLDDLRELPDQADAKGIVVKPGHDSLERLIVQDPGIAIHIRENAKHLRLRPPVTNLPRIGAWASGAVASVALIIFVLVPIMANQLATYLPPEGERALGDATFEQIRAALSVDASPVSLCERPAGMAAMAEIERRLSAEDDLPYPVEIAVLDHELVNAFALPGGRVIVFRGLIDSAETAEEVTAVIAHEIGHVVNRDPTRDALRSAGSIGVLGLLFGDFAGGTVVLFLTNQLINAQYSQSAESGADTYAHGLLSRADIDPKWIGTFFQRMKDEHGDMEGFAAHLSSHPQMAARIEASAVASGGREYRNEVLTASQWSDLREICGVRDNADEAEGAKDDGSAEDDSDAGWEEPDTDNRRAPTGLSGDN; encoded by the coding sequence TTGAGCGACTTCGAGAATCCCAACGTGTTGCCCGAACCCGAGCCCGCGAAACCCGTCGAGGTCTTTGCGGATTACGTGGACGGCATGACGGCGAGCGTGCTGCGCATGTCGATCTGGTCCAAGCCTGGCGCGATCCTTCTGCGCTTTCCCAATGGCGACGAGTTGACATGGCCTCTGGACGACCTCCGGGAGCTTCCCGATCAGGCGGACGCCAAGGGGATCGTCGTGAAGCCGGGCCACGACAGCCTCGAACGGTTGATCGTGCAGGATCCGGGGATCGCGATCCATATTCGCGAGAATGCGAAACACCTGCGGCTGCGCCCGCCGGTGACGAACCTTCCGCGGATCGGGGCCTGGGCGAGCGGTGCCGTGGCGAGTGTCGCGCTCATCATCTTCGTGCTCGTGCCGATCATGGCCAATCAACTGGCTACCTACCTACCGCCCGAGGGCGAGCGGGCGCTGGGCGATGCGACGTTCGAGCAGATCCGCGCCGCGCTTTCGGTCGATGCGAGCCCCGTGTCGCTCTGTGAACGCCCCGCCGGCATGGCGGCCATGGCCGAGATCGAGCGGCGTCTGTCGGCCGAGGACGACCTGCCCTATCCGGTGGAAATTGCGGTGCTGGACCATGAACTCGTCAATGCCTTCGCCCTTCCCGGCGGTCGGGTGATCGTGTTCCGCGGTCTCATCGACTCGGCGGAAACGGCGGAAGAGGTCACGGCCGTCATCGCCCATGAGATCGGCCATGTGGTGAACCGTGACCCGACCCGCGACGCGCTGCGCTCGGCTGGGTCGATCGGCGTGCTGGGGCTGCTCTTCGGGGATTTTGCCGGCGGCACCGTGGTCCTGTTCCTGACCAACCAGCTTATCAATGCGCAATACAGCCAGTCTGCCGAATCCGGGGCCGACACCTATGCCCACGGGCTTTTGAGCCGGGCGGACATCGATCCGAAATGGATCGGGACATTCTTCCAGCGGATGAAGGACGAGCACGGCGATATGGAGGGCTTCGCGGCCCATCTGTCGTCGCATCCGCAGATGGCCGCGCGGATCGAAGCCTCGGCTGTCGCCTCGGGCGGGCGGGAATATCGCAACGAGGTTCTGACCGCCAGCCAATGGAGCGACCTGCGCGAGATCTGCGGCGTGCGGGACAATGCCGACGAGGCCGAGGGCGCGAAGGACGATGGATCTGCCGAAGATGATAGCGACGCGGGTTGGGAAGAGCCCGACACCGACAACCGTCGGGCGCCCACGGGTCTCTCGGGCGACAACTAG
- the hemF gene encoding oxygen-dependent coproporphyrinogen oxidase, with product MSETVVTADMMDDEKTRASAWFRTLRDQIVAAFEGLEDSLDSGPFATLPAGRFEVTATRRASDDGSDAGGGLMSVMRGGRVFEKVGVNVSTVYGTLGAAAQQAMAARGVPGITEDPRFWASGISLVAHMQNPHAPAVHMNTRMFWTPGAWWFGGGADLNPCLEYDEDTAHFHAAMKAGCDPHGADYYDRFKAWADEYFFIPHRHRARGVGGIFYDDHTTGDWEADFAFTQDVGRAFLPAFLPVTERRRDTPWTEADKDAQLVHRGLYAEYNLVYDRGTKFGLATGHDATAVLMSLPPLAKWV from the coding sequence ATGAGCGAGACTGTCGTGACGGCCGATATGATGGACGACGAAAAAACCCGCGCGAGCGCGTGGTTTCGTACCTTGCGCGACCAGATCGTTGCGGCCTTCGAGGGTCTCGAGGACTCGCTGGACAGCGGGCCATTCGCCACCCTGCCCGCCGGGCGGTTCGAGGTGACGGCAACGCGCCGTGCATCGGACGATGGCAGCGATGCGGGTGGCGGGCTCATGTCGGTGATGCGCGGAGGACGCGTGTTCGAAAAGGTCGGCGTGAACGTCTCGACCGTCTACGGCACCCTCGGCGCGGCGGCGCAACAGGCCATGGCCGCGCGCGGCGTGCCGGGGATCACGGAGGACCCGCGGTTCTGGGCCTCGGGCATCTCGCTCGTGGCGCATATGCAGAACCCGCATGCCCCCGCCGTCCACATGAATACGCGCATGTTCTGGACCCCGGGCGCTTGGTGGTTCGGCGGCGGCGCGGACCTGAACCCCTGCCTCGAATACGACGAGGACACCGCGCATTTCCATGCCGCGATGAAGGCCGGATGCGATCCGCACGGGGCGGACTACTACGACCGGTTCAAGGCCTGGGCGGACGAGTATTTCTTCATCCCCCACCGCCATCGGGCCCGGGGTGTGGGCGGGATCTTCTATGACGATCACACCACCGGCGACTGGGAGGCGGATTTCGCCTTTACCCAAGACGTGGGCCGCGCGTTTCTTCCGGCCTTCCTGCCGGTCACGGAACGCCGTCGCGACACGCCCTGGACCGAGGCCGACAAGGACGCTCAACTCGTGCACCGCGGCCTCTATGCCGAATACAACCTCGTCTACGACCGGGGCACGAAGTTCGGGCTGGCAACGGGACACGATGCGACCGCCGTGTTGATGAGCCTGCCGCCGCTGGCGAAATGGGTCTGA
- a CDS encoding SDR family NAD(P)-dependent oxidoreductase: MSFSIAGKTAIVTGAANGVGLAIARHFISEGANVICADMDELKLAEEFGANPDMDILPEADGAEPSNVRIFAGDLRKKLTIANLLSATLDAFDRVDILVNASRQVAASDPLDPDDKMVEALLDQNLMTALRLSRAVARKMIAQAEGNDDRGASIGSIVNLTSIAAHRTRSNLMAFSIASAALEQMTRSMAVALAPEKIRVNAVCFGSVMSASLRESILNDSTVRDTVIQGTPLGRIAEASEVAEAAHFLASDASQFVTGQVVTVDGGRTVIDAVDTVSH; this comes from the coding sequence ATGTCCTTTTCCATCGCCGGCAAGACCGCCATCGTCACCGGGGCCGCCAATGGCGTGGGCCTCGCCATCGCGCGGCACTTCATCAGCGAGGGCGCGAACGTGATCTGCGCCGACATGGACGAACTGAAACTGGCCGAGGAATTCGGCGCGAACCCGGACATGGACATCCTGCCCGAGGCAGACGGTGCCGAGCCTTCGAACGTACGGATCTTCGCGGGCGACTTGCGCAAGAAGCTGACCATCGCGAACCTTCTGTCAGCGACGCTCGACGCTTTCGACCGCGTCGACATTCTGGTCAACGCGAGCCGGCAGGTCGCCGCCTCCGACCCGCTCGACCCCGACGACAAGATGGTCGAGGCGCTGCTCGACCAGAACCTGATGACGGCTCTGCGCCTGTCGCGGGCCGTTGCGCGCAAGATGATCGCGCAGGCCGAGGGAAATGACGACCGCGGCGCGAGCATCGGCTCGATCGTCAACCTGACCTCGATCGCCGCCCATCGCACGCGCTCCAACCTGATGGCCTTTTCCATCGCCTCGGCCGCGCTGGAACAGATGACGCGCTCGATGGCCGTGGCGCTTGCTCCCGAAAAAATCCGGGTGAACGCGGTCTGCTTCGGCTCGGTGATGAGTGCCTCGTTGCGCGAATCGATCCTGAACGACTCCACGGTGCGCGACACGGTCATTCAGGGCACCCCTCTTGGCCGGATCGCGGAAGCGAGCGAAGTGGCCGAGGCCGCGCATTTCCTGGCCTCCGACGCGAGCCAGTTCGTGACCGGCCAAGTGGTGACGGTCGACGGCGGGCGCACCGTGATCGACGCCGTGGACACCGTGAGCCACTGA
- a CDS encoding class I SAM-dependent methyltransferase, with protein sequence MSSSRLTAALDSGSLALPEGRIAVFSPVMGADLSALPRERVEVISRFAPDATYWQGLGYRVLQAPEGTYAAAIVHIPRAKDAAKGLLSEAAAHAALIVVDGQKTDGIDSILKAVKAVATPDAVQSKAHGKIFWLAAPDLALWKATPRTVKGGFVTRPGVFSADGPDKGSEALVAAMPTLAEHVVDLGAGWGFLSRHILQNEAVTQLDLVEADLTALDCARENVTDPRARFFWADATAFEPRALADWVVTNPPFHTTRAGDPNLGRAFIDAAADMLKPTGQMVLVANRHLPYEDLIATRFREHAEIGGTSGFKVIRAVKPLRLRR encoded by the coding sequence ATGTCCTCCTCCCGACTGACCGCCGCGCTCGACAGCGGCTCGCTCGCCCTGCCCGAGGGGCGTATCGCGGTCTTCTCGCCGGTGATGGGCGCCGATCTGTCAGCCCTGCCCCGCGAACGGGTCGAGGTGATCAGCCGCTTCGCCCCCGATGCCACCTATTGGCAGGGACTGGGTTACAGGGTGCTGCAAGCGCCGGAAGGCACGTATGCCGCCGCCATCGTTCACATCCCGCGGGCCAAGGACGCCGCGAAAGGCCTTCTGTCCGAAGCCGCCGCCCATGCCGCGTTGATCGTGGTGGATGGTCAGAAAACCGACGGGATCGACTCGATCCTGAAGGCGGTCAAGGCGGTTGCGACACCGGACGCCGTGCAGTCCAAGGCGCATGGCAAGATCTTCTGGCTCGCCGCTCCTGATCTTGCCCTCTGGAAGGCCACGCCGCGCACCGTCAAAGGCGGTTTCGTCACCCGGCCCGGCGTCTTCTCCGCCGACGGGCCGGACAAGGGGTCGGAAGCGTTGGTCGCTGCCATGCCGACCCTTGCGGAGCATGTGGTGGACCTTGGCGCCGGTTGGGGGTTCCTGTCGCGCCATATCCTTCAAAACGAAGCGGTGACGCAGCTAGACCTCGTCGAAGCCGACCTGACCGCACTCGATTGCGCCCGTGAGAACGTGACCGATCCCCGCGCCCGCTTTTTCTGGGCTGACGCCACGGCGTTTGAGCCCCGCGCACTGGCCGACTGGGTCGTGACCAATCCGCCCTTCCACACCACCCGCGCGGGCGACCCGAACCTTGGGCGCGCTTTCATCGACGCGGCGGCCGACATGCTCAAACCCACGGGCCAGATGGTGCTGGTGGCCAACCGCCATCTTCCCTACGAAGACCTCATCGCCACCCGATTCCGCGAACATGCCGAAATCGGCGGCACTTCGGGGTTCAAGGTCATTCGCGCGGTGAAACCGCTTCGGTTGCGTCGTTGA
- the clpS gene encoding ATP-dependent Clp protease adapter ClpS, with protein MATKTKPKTKRPPLYKVLLINDDFTPMEFVVLILERFFGMNHAQAFEIMLTVHKKGLAVVGVFSYEIAETKVAQVMDMARQHQHPLQCTMERE; from the coding sequence ATCGCCACCAAGACGAAGCCCAAGACCAAGCGCCCGCCGCTCTACAAGGTCCTGCTCATCAACGACGATTTCACGCCAATGGAGTTCGTCGTCCTCATTCTCGAACGCTTCTTCGGAATGAACCACGCGCAGGCCTTCGAGATCATGCTGACAGTTCACAAGAAGGGCCTCGCGGTGGTCGGGGTGTTTTCCTACGAGATCGCCGAAACCAAGGTCGCGCAGGTGATGGACATGGCGCGCCAGCACCAGCACCCCCTTCAATGCACGATGGAGCGGGAATAG
- a CDS encoding HAD family hydrolase, which translates to MAVKLTTIAFDADDTLWQNEQFFRLTQDRFAELLADHAERDHLEQRLIAAERRNVGRYGFGIKGFVLSMIETAIEVTEQKVPASVIAELIAAGQDMLVHPIELLPDVEEVVGRLAADYRILLITKGDLLDQERKLAQSGLGELFDGVEIVSDKSAPVYGEIFARRGVAPEDAMMVGNSLKSDVIPAIEAGAFGVHVPHDLTWAFEHAEPPTTHPRFHEIARLGVLPKIIESLG; encoded by the coding sequence GTGGCAGTAAAATTGACGACAATCGCATTCGATGCCGACGATACGCTTTGGCAGAATGAGCAGTTCTTTCGCCTGACGCAGGATCGATTCGCCGAGCTCCTCGCGGATCATGCCGAACGCGACCATCTCGAGCAGCGTCTCATCGCGGCAGAACGGCGCAACGTCGGGCGTTATGGCTTCGGGATCAAGGGGTTCGTGCTGTCAATGATCGAAACGGCCATCGAGGTGACCGAACAGAAAGTGCCCGCCAGCGTGATCGCCGAGTTGATCGCCGCCGGGCAGGACATGCTGGTGCATCCCATCGAACTTCTGCCCGATGTCGAAGAGGTTGTGGGGCGGCTGGCCGCCGACTACCGCATCCTTCTCATCACCAAGGGCGACCTTCTGGATCAGGAGCGCAAGCTCGCGCAGTCGGGTCTGGGCGAGCTTTTCGACGGGGTCGAGATCGTGTCGGACAAGTCCGCGCCGGTCTATGGCGAGATCTTTGCCCGCCGGGGTGTCGCACCCGAGGACGCGATGATGGTGGGCAATTCTCTCAAGTCCGACGTGATCCCGGCGATCGAGGCCGGGGCCTTTGGCGTGCATGTGCCGCACGATCTGACCTGGGCCTTCGAACATGCCGAACCGCCGACGACGCACCCGCGTTTCCACGAAATCGCGCGGCTGGGTGTGTTGCCGAAGATTATCGAAAGCCTCGGCTAA
- a CDS encoding D-alanyl-D-alanine carboxypeptidase family protein has translation MVSDVLGRYGRSVRYLLFILIVAFIGAGPAHTAPYADYVVDARTGEVLHERNANTQLHPASLTKMMTLYIVFEAIENGELTLDTVVTISANAAAEPPSKIGLAKGQKIAIRHLIRAAAIKSANDAATALGEAVSGSEEAFAARMNRTAKALGMSRTHFVNAHGLTANGHLSTARDMTMMGMHLFYDYPAYYNLFSRRSENVNGRAINNTNRRFLDAYEGADGIKTGFTNAAGFNLVASAQRGQERIIATVFGGQSTAARNAQVAELLDIGFQKAPSRANIRPTQRPPYLGNQGLGIGSAPALVAGLGPDDEEGGVGKTIRIVAAPIKSIRPKPRPGAGLSEETGEQVNELIAGLLAPTPPEPRPEDLGVPEEVVAEAETDGTPGDVEVAEVIEDTTEVPLEDTLNELVAEAGENDTAPIAAEAETEGATIIAASMAAPETAPAPPARPDNVILASVEGSGAATMATPEVVTRLSTSGGHHFGINVGTYGSSYEAERVLLRTALAELATLGEALRKVQNGRQGWNANFVGMTQEAADLACRRLTARGTSCTVIEAGQG, from the coding sequence ATGGTAAGCGACGTCCTTGGGCGTTACGGGCGTAGTGTCCGGTATCTCCTTTTCATTCTGATCGTGGCCTTCATCGGCGCGGGACCAGCGCATACCGCGCCCTATGCCGATTACGTCGTCGATGCCCGCACCGGCGAAGTGCTTCACGAACGCAATGCCAACACCCAGCTACACCCCGCGTCGCTCACCAAGATGATGACGCTCTACATCGTCTTCGAGGCGATCGAGAACGGGGAACTGACGCTCGATACGGTCGTGACCATCTCGGCCAATGCCGCCGCCGAACCGCCGTCGAAGATCGGGTTGGCCAAGGGCCAGAAAATCGCCATCCGCCACCTGATCCGCGCCGCCGCGATCAAGTCGGCGAACGACGCGGCGACCGCGCTGGGCGAGGCCGTGTCCGGCTCGGAAGAGGCCTTTGCCGCGCGGATGAACCGCACCGCCAAGGCGCTGGGCATGTCCCGGACCCATTTCGTCAACGCGCATGGCCTGACCGCGAACGGGCACCTGTCGACCGCGCGGGACATGACGATGATGGGGATGCACCTGTTCTACGACTATCCCGCCTATTACAACCTCTTCTCGCGCCGGAGCGAGAACGTGAACGGCCGGGCGATCAACAACACGAACCGCCGGTTCCTCGACGCCTATGAAGGCGCGGACGGGATCAAGACCGGGTTCACCAATGCGGCGGGCTTCAACCTTGTCGCTTCGGCGCAACGTGGGCAGGAGCGGATCATCGCGACGGTCTTCGGCGGCCAGTCGACGGCGGCGCGCAACGCACAGGTGGCTGAACTCCTCGACATCGGGTTCCAGAAAGCGCCGTCGCGGGCCAACATCCGCCCGACACAACGCCCGCCTTACCTGGGCAATCAGGGGCTGGGTATCGGATCGGCGCCCGCGCTGGTCGCGGGTCTGGGACCGGACGACGAGGAAGGCGGCGTGGGCAAGACCATCCGCATCGTCGCTGCGCCGATCAAGTCGATCCGCCCGAAGCCGCGACCCGGCGCGGGCCTGTCGGAGGAAACCGGCGAGCAAGTGAACGAGCTGATCGCGGGGCTCCTCGCCCCGACCCCGCCGGAACCCCGGCCTGAGGACCTTGGCGTGCCGGAGGAAGTCGTGGCGGAAGCGGAAACCGACGGGACGCCGGGAGACGTCGAAGTCGCGGAAGTCATCGAAGACACCACGGAAGTGCCGCTGGAAGACACGCTGAACGAGCTTGTGGCCGAAGCAGGCGAGAACGACACCGCGCCGATCGCGGCCGAGGCCGAGACCGAGGGTGCCACGATCATCGCAGCCTCCATGGCCGCTCCAGAAACGGCCCCGGCGCCGCCCGCACGACCCGACAATGTGATCCTCGCGAGCGTCGAAGGCTCCGGCGCCGCGACGATGGCGACGCCGGAAGTCGTCACGCGGCTGTCGACCTCGGGCGGGCATCATTTCGGCATCAACGTCGGCACATACGGGTCGAGCTATGAAGCCGAGCGGGTGCTTCTGCGCACGGCGCTGGCCGAACTTGCCACTCTGGGCGAGGCCCTGCGCAAGGTGCAGAACGGACGGCAGGGCTGGAACGCGAATTTCGTGGGCATGACGCAAGAGGCCGCGGATCTGGCCTGTCGGCGGCTCACGGCGCGGGGCACGAGCTGTACGGTGATCGAAGCCGGACAGGGGTAG